ATCTTTTGGTGTTATAAAGACTCTGTTGCTTTCTCCTGCATTTATTTCAGCTTTACTTAACTCTACATTTTCTAATGATGGAGCTGACGAATCGGCATTTGGGCTAGTTACACTAAATTCAGCTGTGAAGTCTTGTCCACTATGATAATATTTGGTGTTTCCAGCATGATCCGTTAATGCAATCATATCTATCTTCCAAGTACCGCCTTCAGCATTCGCATTAATTGGAATTGTCCCGTACCATCTTCCTTGTTCGTCAACAGAATAGATATTTGCTCCGTATGATTGATTACCTGACGGACTTTCTGCATGAAAAAACACATACTTTACTCCCGAAATGTCATCGTTCGGTGTTATATAAATGCTGTTACTATCTCCTGCATTTAATTCAGTTGTACCAAGCTCTACTTTTTCCAAGGCCGGCGCTGTCAAATCCTCAACAGCCAAACTATGCGAAGAAATTGTAGTACTTATCAGTACAATCATTGCAAGAATCTTAATTATTGTTCTTACTTGATGCAATTTCATGGTTTCCCCCGTAAAAAACAATTCTATAAAAATATAAATGTATAAGGTAAATAGTTTCTAGCGATTAAACTATTTACCTTATTTATTTTTTTAGCTTTGTTCTGTTTTCAATTTATTCCTCAACAAAACATGAAAAATAATAACCATGATCAAAAGTACACCAATATTAATATAAGGTATTAGTAAAAATGAAGTTGTACTTTTGAAAACATAAAAACCCGCTGTTGAAATAATGACTAGAAAAATTAACGAGACATAATTGACTGCTTTTTGCATTTTAAAACCGTACAGAAATCTAGTTTGTAAAATCATAATAATAGAAAGAGGTATTGTAAAGGCATAAATGCCAAGTGCATCAGATACTATACTAACTGAGCCAAGATCAAATTCCCCTCTCATAAAGACAAGTTTTGTAATTAACTCAGAGTACATAAACATAATAATAGCGACAATGGAAAATAAAACAAATAGGCTAACACAGAGTTTAGAATACAAATTTTTTAAATATGCTAATTTGCCCTCTCTTATTTTCCTTGAGATTAATGGGAAGATCATCGCTCCAATACCTACTAGCATCATACCTTGCGGGATTGATACTAACTTAGTCGAATAATTTACAGCTGAGACTACCCCTTCTTCATAATGGGTTGCATACATTCGTTGAAGTATGTTATTTATTTGTAATGAAGCCCCGCCAAAAATGATCGGTAATGATATGCCCCAAAACTCTTTTACAGTCATTTCATTTTCTTCTACTTTATTAGGTTTAATATAAACTGGCTCTTTTGTTACAAATGCAGCTTTCATCATTAACAATGATAGCCAACCAATGATTGTACTTAAGGTGAAAGCTAAACTAAATGTAACGTAAATATCCCATTTAAAAAAGTCCAAGGGAACAAGATAGATTAAAATGACAAAAAACACATTTGCGATAATCAACGAAATTTGCGGATATACCGGTTTTGAGATCATATTAAATAAGCTCGTCCTAAGTGATAAAAAGACATAGGCAGGAATAGACCAGTAGATCACTAAAATAGATGGGTGAATGAAGTCTTTATATACGAAATAAATGGTTAAAATCAACAGAAATAAACATATTGAAGCAACTCCAATATGTTTATAAATCGTTTTTAAACCTTTCATAAAACCTGAATTATTATTTTTCGAATTGGCAAATATAATAATGGAAGTTGATAATGCCCCGCCAATTATTAAATAAACATAAGTTGGAATACTTAATAGTAAAGATAGATTATCAGCTATAAGTGTCGTACCAAATTCATTTGCAATGACAAGTTCTCTAACGAAGCCAACAATTTTCCCAAGAAACGACAATATTCCGATCACAATAAAGACAAAATATTTATTTTTTGTTATTTTAGGAAACATTTATATAGCCTCTCTACTTTTGATACTTGTTGAGATATGGTCATACTGCGAGCATATTTCATATTTTCTTTTGTAATTTTATCCATATCTTCACTTTCTACGATTGTTAATCCCTTTTTAATCGCAGAAGAAATATCATTTGCATTTTTAGCTTCAAATAAAATCCCTCTATTTTCTGCTAAGAGTTCTGATAAACCACCGACATTTGAACCAAGAACTAACAGACCGCTTGCCATAGCCTCTAAGGTTACTAGACCAGCACCCTCATTGTGAGAAGGCAAAATTAGCATTTTAGAAGCACTGTAATACTCCTTTAGTTCTCTTTTTCCAATTACTCCTGTAAATTCTACATTCAAATTATATTTATTTATGATTTCCGTACATTTCTCATAAACACTCTTATCATGTAAAGACCCTACTATACAAACATTCAATTGAGGATAATTCTTTAATGCTTCAAATAAATCTATAACACCTTTTGACTTTATAAAATTCCCTACAAACAATATATCGTAATTTTTTGTTTTTTCATTTGGGATGGTAAGGAATGATTCATCAATTCCCATATTAAAAACAACAACTTTTTCTGGATTTACTTCAAACTCTTTGACAATAAGACTCTTTAGATAGTCACTAACACATTGAACGCAATCTGCCCTATTTAAAATATGCTTTGTCATTGATTTATGAAGCTTCGTCCTCTTTGCCATATTGTCAACGTCTCCGCCATGAACTGTGACGATTGTTTTTGAACCAAGAAATTTGAAAAGGTCAATCAATAATGCAGTAGGAAAAACATAATGGAAATGGATAATTTGATATTTTTTAGAAGAGAGGAACACTTTTAATTGCTCAAGGAAAAACGTTAAATATTTTGATATAACATTTTTTTTGCCTTTCCGATGATTATCAATCACAATCTTATCGATATGAAAACTCTCTTTTAATCTTTTATAATGGTTATAAACAAATGAACCGAACGCAGCATTTTCTTTAGAAGGAAACATATTACTTACTAATAAGACTTCATTATTCTTACTTTTTCTCTTCGATAACTGATTCAAGAATGCTTACACCCTTTGCAAATTTGCTTTGATAGATAGAATTCGCCTTAATGATATTATTTTTATTACTCTCTGATTGATTGATTTCTTCGATAAGTTTATCAACATTTAACTCATCAATTTTAAAGAAATTATTCTCTAATTCCATTTCACCAAAAAAGCCTTCTACTTTATGGTGATAACCGATACCGTAAATAGATGCATTGACTAATAAACCAATGATAAGGGAGTGCAGTCTCGTACCTACGACTACATCTAAATCTTGTGTGAATTCAATCAAAGATTTTGGACTAAGTATTTCTTCATTCAAAATTACATTTTGTTTTTTTGTTTCCTGATAAATTTCATTTGCAAGTCTATGATCATCAGGATACTTTGTGCTATATAAGTAGATTTGATTATTTTTATTTTCAGAAAGGCCGTGAATTAACTTGATAATGTTATTTTTATATTGTTCAAACTTTTCTTTATCATATTCTGGCCAATAATAATCCGCAAAATAGGGTAATACCGTTATCCCAATTTTTTTTACTCCAGCTTCTCTTGATATAGCTAAGTGCTCATTGCCAAAGGCTGGGTCACCAATAATTTCGATTGAACGGTTCCCTGAGATCAGTTCATTCAAGATTTTTTTGGACTTTTCATCCCTTACACTAATTACCTTAGAAGAATTTAAGATGTTTTTTACAATTTTCTTACCCAAAGATGTTTTTAGGGGACCTGCTCCTACCCCATGCACAATAAGTGTGCCATCTCGTTTAACAATATTTTTCACAATAAACCAATACAAAGGTAAATCTCTTGGATACATATCCATTAGAATACCCCCGCCACCTAAAATAACAATGTCAAACTTTTGTTTTAATTTGAGTATTTCTTTTATAGAAAATATGATATTGACTAATTTAGATTTTTTCTCTTTATAGATCAGACTTTCTTTCACTACACCTTCAACTGTATCTGTATTATCCTTATTATTCGTAAAAACCGTTATTTCAATATCCTTATTAATCGTAAACATTGTATGAATTAATCCTGATAAAATCGCATCATCACCAGCATTACGGTTACCATAATTACCAACAATCGCTATCTTCATTTAACCAATCTCCATATAATTTATTAAATCATCTATAAGATTTTTTTCATTTGTTATCGTTGCGATTTTTAAATCCTTATTTAAAAGTTCAGCATTAAGATCTTCAATTTCATGAATGACAGGAATTTCATATTTCCCATGAAAATAATCTGACATCTCTAATTGATGATCGTCCACATGTTCATTATACTTCTGTCTTCTCGGTACAATAATAATTGGTTTTTTCAAAGTTAACGCTTGATTAATTGAACTGGTGCCTGCATGAGTTATTATAAGATTCGAAGCTTTGATTAACTCATTTAATTCCTCAGCATTTTTAAAATCAAACCAAATTATATCACTATTTTTTGGAGGGGAACTATAACCAGTTTGAATAGTAAACTCATACTTCTTACTATCATCGGCTAAAGTAGATAAATGATTTATTAATCTTTCAAATCCAAATTTCTGAGTACCTAAAAGAACTAATATCTTCTTAATAAAGACCACCTCTGTAAATAGCTTTTTTATATACTTTTTGCATATCTGGCCACTGTACATAAAATCGATCTGCAATGAAATACATTAGTCGACCAGTCAAAGTAGGGGATTTTACCTTCGCAAAACTTTCAATAAAGATAATTTTTGAACCCATAAGTTTCCCAAGGATCATACAAGGAATAACCGCACCTGCACCAGTAGAGATAATATATTTAGGCTTTGTTTTTCTTAATACATGAAAAGAAATTCTTGTGTTTGCAATAATAGTCTTCACAAAATTTTCTTTTCTATTAAACATATTTAAAAAGTACATATCATCCTTTGGCATTATAGAAGGATGCTTTTCAACCAAATAGGCAACATCCTCCTTATTTAAAGCCGCAGCTATTTTATTAACTTGAGTAAAATGTCCACCTGTTGAACTAGCTATCAACACTTTCTTCAACTTTTTTCTCCTTTAATTCCGCAGAAATTAAGCCCAACAATGTAAAAATAATGATAAATTGCGGACTTGAAAAATATATTTGTTCAGCTAAAGATTCTAAGAAAGCATGAATAAAAACAAAGATAAAAATGTAATAGTAGTAACTATTTAATCTTTTTTTAATTTGTTTTCGTTTCTTAAAAATAATTAAAAACACACAACCATAAAGGATGATCCCTAATAATCCTGTTTCTCCAAGTATCGCTGGCCAAAAAGTATCAGTCAGCCACATTGGATTATCTGGGCTTAATCCCCAAACATGATTTAATCCGAATTCATAGTAAACGCTACTATATGGATCAATTGACTGAAATGTTCCGTACGTTCCAAAGCCAGTGCCGAATGGGAAGTAATCTTTTGCTATCACAAACGAAAATAAATATAAAGCCTTTCTCGCTGACTCATCATAGTCAATTTGGATATATCTTTCAATCGTCAATGATAATAAATCGCCAAAGAAAAATAAAAAGGTAGGTGCTACAAATAAAATGACTACTATTATTCCTAATATCTTATTTTTTGATTTAAAAAGTAAATAGGAAATAAGAAACGCTAGTAACATGATTACTTTAAAACGTAACGAAATAATTGCAAACAAGAAAAAGATAATGGATATAATAATATTTTTTTTGTTTTTATTACTTAAAAACTTCGAGAACATAATAATTCCACATAAACTCATAAACCATCCATAGACACCTGGATGTGTCATTAAAGACTGTACACTTACTAAACCGGCCCTAATATCTGCACGATATTCCAGATTTAATAATGCTCTAAATCTTTCATAAAATAAAAAGTCAATCACCGCAAAAAACATAAGTAAGTATCCAATAACTATCATTGTTTTTAATATTAACTTAATTTTATTTTCATTTTTTCCCGTTAATTCGAAGATTGTTAAATATACAATAAACCCCTTCACTACTAGGAAAGAGCTAATGATAGAATTTATTGTGATTCCGTCTCTTAAAAAACTT
The window above is part of the Metabacillus dongyingensis genome. Proteins encoded here:
- a CDS encoding glycosyltransferase, which translates into the protein MYSGQICKKYIKKLFTEVVFIKKILVLLGTQKFGFERLINHLSTLADDSKKYEFTIQTGYSSPPKNSDIIWFDFKNAEELNELIKASNLIITHAGTSSINQALTLKKPIIIVPRRQKYNEHVDDHQLEMSDYFHGKYEIPVIHEIEDLNAELLNKDLKIATITNEKNLIDDLINYMEIG
- the pssD gene encoding PssD/Cps14F family polysaccharide biosynthesis glycosyltransferase, which codes for MLIASSTGGHFTQVNKIAAALNKEDVAYLVEKHPSIMPKDDMYFLNMFNRKENFVKTIIANTRISFHVLRKTKPKYIISTGAGAVIPCMILGKLMGSKIIFIESFAKVKSPTLTGRLMYFIADRFYVQWPDMQKVYKKAIYRGGLY
- a CDS encoding glycosyltransferase family 4 protein → MNQLSKRKSKNNEVLLVSNMFPSKENAAFGSFVYNHYKRLKESFHIDKIVIDNHRKGKKNVISKYLTFFLEQLKVFLSSKKYQIIHFHYVFPTALLIDLFKFLGSKTIVTVHGGDVDNMAKRTKLHKSMTKHILNRADCVQCVSDYLKSLIVKEFEVNPEKVVVFNMGIDESFLTIPNEKTKNYDILFVGNFIKSKGVIDLFEALKNYPQLNVCIVGSLHDKSVYEKCTEIINKYNLNVEFTGVIGKRELKEYYSASKMLILPSHNEGAGLVTLEAMASGLLVLGSNVGGLSELLAENRGILFEAKNANDISSAIKKGLTIVESEDMDKITKENMKYARSMTISQQVSKVERLYKCFLK
- a CDS encoding lipid II flippase MurJ; translation: MFPKITKNKYFVFIVIGILSFLGKIVGFVRELVIANEFGTTLIADNLSLLLSIPTYVYLIIGGALSTSIIIFANSKNNNSGFMKGLKTIYKHIGVASICLFLLILTIYFVYKDFIHPSILVIYWSIPAYVFLSLRTSLFNMISKPVYPQISLIIANVFFVILIYLVPLDFFKWDIYVTFSLAFTLSTIIGWLSLLMMKAAFVTKEPVYIKPNKVEENEMTVKEFWGISLPIIFGGASLQINNILQRMYATHYEEGVVSAVNYSTKLVSIPQGMMLVGIGAMIFPLISRKIREGKLAYLKNLYSKLCVSLFVLFSIVAIIMFMYSELITKLVFMRGEFDLGSVSIVSDALGIYAFTIPLSIIMILQTRFLYGFKMQKAVNYVSLIFLVIISTAGFYVFKSTTSFLLIPYINIGVLLIMVIIFHVLLRNKLKTEQS
- a CDS encoding polysaccharide pyruvyl transferase family protein; the protein is MKIAIVGNYGNRNAGDDAILSGLIHTMFTINKDIEITVFTNNKDNTDTVEGVVKESLIYKEKKSKLVNIIFSIKEILKLKQKFDIVILGGGGILMDMYPRDLPLYWFIVKNIVKRDGTLIVHGVGAGPLKTSLGKKIVKNILNSSKVISVRDEKSKKILNELISGNRSIEIIGDPAFGNEHLAISREAGVKKIGITVLPYFADYYWPEYDKEKFEQYKNNIIKLIHGLSENKNNQIYLYSTKYPDDHRLANEIYQETKKQNVILNEEILSPKSLIEFTQDLDVVVGTRLHSLIIGLLVNASIYGIGYHHKVEGFFGEMELENNFFKIDELNVDKLIEEINQSESNKNNIIKANSIYQSKFAKGVSILESVIEEKK